In Aegilops tauschii subsp. strangulata cultivar AL8/78 chromosome 3, Aet v6.0, whole genome shotgun sequence, one genomic interval encodes:
- the LOC141020848 gene encoding uncharacterized protein, protein MPRWLLLILILLRRTVYPTTNAFLLFFNAAWDVLFPDSSLASRPRITSDHFPLLVSVSTRLPPAGRFFFVTSWLLDPGFLPAVLPSWTHVPRSPCAATRLARQKKCLRFAAKVWKRQHKFLPVFDNNCKFLIDLIDFWEECRRLSMAEEELWRDARLQLAGSVARQAAYWRQRGKCWAVAEGDENTGYFHARASHRRRCNAIRVLAVDGVEHVAHQAKEAALRRFYSALLGRAPAAWPAVADDLQRLFDDVHRSVASLDGINRALIALLPKKEGVPGPGDFRPVSLQNGDVKILCWGLTSGLQLQIGAIIDEDQSGFLSGRSISENFVYAAELVQCCHRRGAPTLVFKLDFAKAFDSITWPSLRRIMEVRGFPALWCDWMDLILRSSKAAVLLNGVPGCWFAVRNGLLQGDPISPYLFLLAADVLQRMIRGDGALSRLRIILDLFAAATGLVINFYKSTLVPMNVEHGVLASILASFECTVGYFPQSYLGLPLSSDKLKLDDFAAMGREIPCLLR, encoded by the exons ATGCCCCGGTGGCTACTCTTGATCCTGATACTGCTCCGTCGCACCGTGTATCCAACAACAAATGCCTTCCTCCTGTTTTTCAATGCTGCCTGGGACGTGTTGTTTCCCGACTCGTCTCTCGCGTCCCGTCCCCGCATCACCTCTGATCACTTCCCCCTTTTAGTCTCCGTCTCGACCCGCCTCCCTCCTGCCGGTCGCTTCTTCTTTGTAACTTCGTGGCTACTGGACCCTGGGTTCCTTCCTGCGGTTTTGCCCTCCTGGACCCACGTCCCCCGCTCCCCCTGCGCCGCGACCCGCCTTGCTCGTCAGAAGAAATGCCTCAGGTTTGCTGCCAAGGTATGGAAACGACAACACAAATTCCTTCCTGTTTTCGATAACAACTGCAAGTTTCTGATTGACCTTATAGACTTCTGGGAGGAGTGCCGGCGGCTTTCCATGGCAGAAGAGGAGCTGTGGCGTGACGCCCGGCTGCAGCTGGCAGGCTCGGTTGCGCGGCAGGCGGCCTATTGGCGTCAGCGTGGGAAGTGCTGGGCGGTGGCGGAGGGGGACGAGAACACCGGCTACTTCCACGCCCGCGCCTCCCACCGTCGTCGGTGCAACGCCATCCGGGTGCTCGCGGTGGATGGCGTCGAGCATGTGGCGCACCAGGCCAAGGAGGCGGCGCTGCGTCGCTTCTACTCCGCCCTGCTGGGTCGAGCCCCG GCCGCCTGGCCGGCGGTCGCGGACGACCTGCAGCGCCTCTTCGACGACGTCCACCGCAGCGTGGCATCCCTTGACGGGATCAACCGTGCTCTCATTGCCCTGCTCCCGAAAAAGGAAGGGGTGCCGGGCCCTGGCGATTTCCGTCCCGTTTCGCTTCAGAACGGTGATGTGAAAATCCTCTGCTGGGGGCTGACCTCTGGGCTTCAGCTGCAGATCGGGGCCATCATCGATGAAGATCAGTCAGGGTTCTTGTCCGGGCGCAGCATCTCGGAAAACTTTGTCTATGCGGCGGAGTTGGTGCAGTGCTGCCACCGTAGGGGGGCGCCCACGCTTGTCTTCAAGCTGGACTTCGCTAAGGCGTTCGACTCCATCACCTGGCCGAGCCTTCGCCGGATCATGGAGGTCCGGGGGTTCCCGGCTCTCTGGTGTGATTGGATGGACCTCATCCTCCGTTCCTCCAAGGCCGCGGTCCTTCTCAACGGCGTGCCGGGGTGCTGGTTTGCGGTTCGGAACGGGCTGCTCCAGGGAGATCCCATCTCACCGTACCTGTTCCTCCTGGCCGCGGACGTCCTCCAGCGCATGATCAGGGGCGACGGGGCTCTCT CACGGCTTCGGATCATCCTCGACCTCTTCGCGGCGGCTACCGGCCTCGTCATCAACTTCTACAAGAGCACGCTCGTCCCGATGAACGTCGAGCACGGGGTTCTCGCCTCTATCCTGGCGTCCTTTGAGTGCACTGTGGGGTACTTCCCCCAGTCGTACCTTGGCTTGCCTCTCTCGTCCGACAAGCTCAAGCTCGACGACTTCGCGGCCATGGGGAGGGAGATCCCATGCTTGCTAAGGTAG
- the LOC109731738 gene encoding uncharacterized protein, whose amino-acid sequence MAASHQLLVFLLVALAASGSNGAVAAAGDDDDVQLRKVALSQAIEVLSRYRPETTDAETLKRAVAVVNREAQGYWKPIFNNVNKVMHSGVDDCTKDEAFATAKALLNRELGQGPDAIKMDFEYV is encoded by the coding sequence ATGGCGGCGTCCCACCAGCTACTCGTCTTCCTCCTTGTGGCGCTCGCCGCCAGCGGCAGCAACGGCGCCGTCGCCGCTGCGGGCGACGATGACGATGTGCAGCTGCGGAAGGTAGCCCTGTCACAGGCCATCGAGGTCCTTTCCCGCTACCGCCCGGAGACCACCGATGCCGAGACCCTGAAGCGGGCCGTGGCGGTGGTGAACCGGGAGGCGCAGGGGTACTGGAAGCCCATCTTCAACAACGTCAACAAGGTGATGCACAGCGGCGTCGACGACTGCACCAAGGACGAGGCGTTCGCCACGGCCAAGGCGCTGCTCAACCGCGAGCTCGGCCAAGGCCCAGACGCCATCAAGATGGACTTCGAGTACGTGTGA
- the LOC141021103 gene encoding uncharacterized protein — protein MAAFRLLFLLLAFAASCNSAAAASAMYKAKASVIFRHDARTIEVKFLLPASNSPVAAGDEDLQLRQETMAQAITVISRHRPETSDAEKLKWALGVVNLEAQRWKPIFRAVSTVLESGADDGTKEDAFAQAKEELNRELGQEGPNALKIDFGYM, from the coding sequence ATGGCCGCCttccgcctcctcttcctcctgcTTGCCTTCGCCGCCAGCTGCAACAGCGCTGCCGCTGCCAGCGCGATGTACAAGGCGAAGGCCAGTGTGATTTTCAGGCATGATGCTCGCACCATCGAGGTCAAATTCCTCCTCCCCGCTAGCAACAGCCCAGTCGCCGCTGGGGACGAGGACCTGCAGCTGCGGCAGGAAACCATGGCGCAGGCCATAACCGTCATCTCCCGCCACAGGCCAGAGACCAGCGACGCCGAGAAGCTCAAGTGGGCGCTGGGGGTGGTGAACCTCGAGGCCCAGCGGTGGAAGCCCATCTTCAGAGCCGTCAGCACGGTGCTGGAGAGCGGCGCCGACGACGGCACCAAGGAGGACGCGTTCGCCCAGGCCAAGGAGGAGCTCAACCGCGAGCTCGGCCAGGAAGGTCCCAACGCCCTCAAGATCGACTTCGGGTATATGTGA
- the LOC109731727 gene encoding uncharacterized protein — MARFHFHLLFFFVVLALSTSSSASPVAAADDVDDTQLRQEAMMQALGVVARFDLATTDAEAVRQVKRALAVLNGEVEARPQQWKPIFKALDKVMDSGADDRSRAKASAVLKVLLDRELGPCPDSLRRDLGIGDL, encoded by the coding sequence ATGGCCAGGTTCCACTTCCAccttctcttcttcttcgtcgtGCTTGCGCTCTCCACCAGCAGCAGCGCCAGCCCAGTGGCCGCTGCGGACGACGTCGATGACACCCAGCTGCGGCAGGAGGCCATGATGCAGGCCCTCGGGGTGGTCGCCCGCTTCGACCTGGCCACCACCGACGCCGAGGCAGTGAGGCAGGTGAAGCGGGCGCTCGCGGTGCTGAACGGTGAGGTCGAGGCCCGCCCCCAGCAGTGGAAGCCCATCTTCAAGGCCCTCGACAAGGTGATGGACAGCGGCGCCGACGACCGCAGTAGGGCGAAGGCGTCCGCCGTGCTCAAGGTGCTGCTCGACCGCGAGCTCGGCCCGTGCCCGGACAGCCTCAGAAGGGACCTCGGAATCGGTGATCTCtaa